From Pelagibacterium flavum:
AGTCCATCAGTTGGATGCCATCCTCCAGCAACTCATTGCGGATGGCGTCGGCTGTGGCGAAGTCTTTGGCAATCAAAGCGCTCAGTCGGGAATCAATCCGAGCTTCGATACCGGACGAATCGTCAGCGTCATTTTTCAAAAGACTGTCGACCGGAAAGCCGAAGAATTCCAAAGTGACGGCGAGGCAATGCGCGGCAGAGATTGTCCCCCGGTTGGCCTTGCGTGCCATGGCATCGAGAACCGTCGATGCGCGGGAGAAATTGAGGTCATCTGCCAGTTCGGCAATCGTGGACGCGTCAGGGGCTGTTTCCTTCCCGGCCCGCGCGGCGCGCTGCCAACTGACGAGTTTGTTCTCGGCCTCTTCCAGCCGTGCAACCGAGAAGTCGATCGGCTCGCGGTAGTGCGTCATCAGCATGGCCAGCCGCAGCACCTCGCCCGGCCATTTCCGTCCACCGAACTTTTCGGTTTCCAGCAGATCGTGGATGGTGACGAAATTGCCTTCCGACTTGCTCATCTTGCGGCCCTCGAGCTGCAGATAGCCGTTGTGCATCCAGTAATTGGCCATCACCTCTGTGCCGTGGGCGCAGCGCGACTGGGCGATTTCGTTTTCGTGGTGGGGGAAGATCAGGTCCAGTCCGCCGCCGTGAATGTCGAAAATTTCGCCCAGAAAGGCTTCGCTCATGGCCGAGCATTCGATGTGCCAGCCCGGACGCCCGCGACCCCATGGGCTCTCCCAGCCCGGCTCAGTGTCGCTCGAGCCCTTCCAGAGCACGAAATCGGCGGGATTTTCCTTGTGACTTTCAACGGCCACGCGGGCACCGGCAATGTTATCTTCCAGATTGCGGCCCGAGAGCTGACCATAATCAGCCATGGAGGAAACGCGAAACAGCACCTCGCCCCCTGCCTCGTAGGCGTGACCTTTGGCGACCAGCCGTTCGATAATGGCGATCATGCCATCGATGTGCTCGGTGGCGCGCGGTTCGACCGAGGGCGAGAGGCAACCGAGCGCGGCTACGTCCTTTTCGAATTGGGAGGCCGTTTTCTCGGTCACCTTGCGGATGGCCTCGTTGAGCGGCAGATCGGGGTAATCGCGCAAAGCGCGGGCATTGATCTTGTCGTCGACGTCGGTGATGTTGCGCACATAGGTCACGTGATCGTCGCCGTAGAGGTGACGCAGCAGGCGAAACAGAACGTCGAAGACGATTACCGGGCGGGCATTGCCGATATGGGCGAAGTCATAAACCGTCGGCCCGCACACATACATCCGCACATTGCTCCCATCGATGGGCACAAAGTCCTCTTTGGTGCGGGTGAGTGTGTTGTGAAGTCTCAGGGTCGGCAGTTGCGACGGCATAAAGTGATGTCCCCAGGCGCAAGAGTTTACGCTGCTGGCAGCGGGTCCACTCCTTTGTGCCGGGAAAATGAAAACCGCGCCGCCAACTTAACGTTAGCGGATAATGGTGCAGCCAATAATGCAGATCAGGCCATTGGTTTTCATGGCGGGCACAATGGACGGGAACAAAAGCCAAATCAAGCATGAAAATAGGGGCGGCGCCGACACGCCACCCCTAGAACGGAGACCTTGGAGTTTAGTCAGAAAGTGTATGCCACCCGTGGCCGGATGGACCGGAACCACTGCCCGTGTTCCGATACTTGAGACTGGCACGGTAAACCCGCCGCGACCATACCGATCACGGAAAGTTTTAGAGCGCCGCTCTTTTGACGGCCGCCAAGCCTGCAGCAAGGCCGAGTACGCCAACTCCTACCGAGCCAACGCGCAGCAGTTCGTCCCGCACGCCGTCAGCAACTCGCCAATGCCGCTTTATGCCTACCGTCCCTCGGCCGACGCCAACAGCTTCACCACTTGTTCGATCG
This genomic window contains:
- the cysS gene encoding cysteine--tRNA ligase, with the protein product MPSQLPTLRLHNTLTRTKEDFVPIDGSNVRMYVCGPTVYDFAHIGNARPVIVFDVLFRLLRHLYGDDHVTYVRNITDVDDKINARALRDYPDLPLNEAIRKVTEKTASQFEKDVAALGCLSPSVEPRATEHIDGMIAIIERLVAKGHAYEAGGEVLFRVSSMADYGQLSGRNLEDNIAGARVAVESHKENPADFVLWKGSSDTEPGWESPWGRGRPGWHIECSAMSEAFLGEIFDIHGGGLDLIFPHHENEIAQSRCAHGTEVMANYWMHNGYLQLEGRKMSKSEGNFVTIHDLLETEKFGGRKWPGEVLRLAMLMTHYREPIDFSVARLEEAENKLVSWQRAARAGKETAPDASTIAELADDLNFSRASTVLDAMARKANRGTISAAHCLAVTLEFFGFPVDSLLKNDADDSSGIEARIDSRLSALIAKDFATADAIRNELLEDGIQLMDYKDPETGERRTKWEIKR